In a genomic window of Blastocatellia bacterium:
- a CDS encoding ABC transporter permease, with translation METILQDLRYGVRVLAKNRLFTFLTVITLGFGIGANSAIFSAVHAVLMRPLPFENPDELVRIFSYNQAGKIGVTSWKDLQDWQKNAQSFAEIAVYSAGENAVIGPNGPDKLKTADVSASFFDLLGVKPIIGRAFLPEEDGHSGDNRVVILGEGYWRRQFGADPNVLGQLLVIDDYNTRIVGVVPDQFNTLVGPAQMWFAWPAKDEPRDSRHLPVIGRLKAGVSVKQADSEINALSASLTQMYPDTNREVGARVESLKETIIGDINLILMILFAAVGLVLLIACANVANLMLAKAAARAQEIAIRSALGASRKRLLRQILTECLLLATLGGGLALLLASLAIKFLIMMNPGDIPRLNETGVNGSVIAFTVLLSLVSVLIFGLTPALRLSKTDSNGMLKEFGRGIKGSRSSARVRSLLVMTELALSLVVLIGAGLLVRSFYLLISIKPGFNQEQVVTATVSLPNSRYPKPESRKLFYDQLVSRLESLPGTQSAALCTTLPLGGSGISDWWGFVQEGHVYKAEQKTFAQCRRISPGYLQTMQIPLIAGRDFSQADGENAQPVLVVSQTMARKVWPDESPVGKRLVFSANGPPYEVVGLVGDVKRAALDDADDMAFYIPLAQSPARFLVIVARTSATPASLSGPIKSMVAGIDDKLPVANLSTMENFLDTSLAKRRFILLIFSVLGGLALLLAAIGTYGVMSYSVIERTQEIGIRLALGASRRNILLLVTGQAVRLAGIGIVIGLVVAYVSTRLLASYLFKVNPADPVVFAFTAIFLVVVSLVAASLPALRATRVDPMRALRSE, from the coding sequence ATGGAAACCATTCTTCAGGACCTGCGCTATGGTGTGCGCGTGCTTGCCAAGAACCGACTCTTCACCTTCCTGACGGTGATCACGTTAGGCTTTGGCATCGGCGCTAATTCGGCCATCTTCAGCGCCGTCCATGCCGTGCTGATGCGGCCCTTGCCCTTCGAGAACCCCGACGAACTGGTGAGAATATTTTCCTATAATCAGGCCGGCAAGATTGGCGTCACCTCCTGGAAGGACCTCCAAGACTGGCAGAAGAACGCGCAGAGCTTTGCCGAGATAGCCGTTTACAGCGCCGGCGAGAATGCGGTAATCGGGCCGAACGGGCCGGATAAACTGAAGACGGCTGACGTTTCGGCGAGTTTCTTTGATCTGCTGGGGGTCAAGCCGATCATCGGACGGGCCTTTTTGCCCGAAGAGGATGGGCACAGTGGCGACAACCGCGTCGTGATACTCGGAGAGGGGTATTGGCGACGGCAGTTCGGCGCTGACCCCAATGTGCTGGGGCAGCTACTGGTCATTGATGATTACAACACCAGAATCGTCGGCGTTGTCCCGGACCAGTTCAATACGCTGGTCGGCCCCGCCCAGATGTGGTTCGCATGGCCCGCCAAAGACGAGCCGCGCGACTCTCGTCACCTGCCGGTGATTGGCCGTTTGAAAGCGGGCGTCTCGGTCAAGCAGGCTGACAGCGAAATCAATGCGCTGAGCGCGAGCCTCACGCAGATGTACCCGGACACCAACCGCGAGGTCGGGGCGCGGGTCGAGTCTCTGAAAGAGACGATCATCGGCGACATCAACTTAATCCTGATGATCCTATTTGCCGCCGTCGGGCTGGTCTTGTTGATCGCATGCGCCAACGTCGCCAACCTGATGCTGGCCAAGGCCGCGGCGCGCGCGCAGGAGATTGCCATTCGCTCGGCCCTCGGGGCGAGCCGCAAGCGGCTGCTGCGCCAGATCCTGACCGAGTGCCTCCTGCTGGCTACGCTCGGCGGCGGGCTCGCTTTGCTCTTGGCCTCTCTGGCCATCAAGTTCCTGATCATGATGAATCCCGGCGATATCCCCCGCCTCAACGAGACCGGCGTGAACGGCAGCGTGATCGCCTTCACGGTCTTGTTATCGCTCGTCAGCGTACTGATCTTCGGGCTGACGCCGGCGCTGCGGTTATCAAAGACGGATTCCAACGGGATGCTCAAGGAATTCGGGCGCGGGATTAAGGGAAGCCGGAGCAGCGCACGGGTGCGCAGCCTACTTGTCATGACCGAACTGGCGCTCTCGCTTGTGGTGCTGATCGGGGCCGGCTTACTAGTGCGCAGCTTTTACCTCCTGATCTCGATCAAGCCCGGCTTCAACCAGGAGCAGGTCGTCACGGCAACCGTGTCACTGCCGAACTCTCGATACCCCAAGCCCGAATCAAGAAAGTTGTTCTACGATCAGCTCGTCAGCCGGCTTGAATCCCTGCCCGGAACGCAATCAGCCGCCCTCTGCACAACGCTGCCTCTGGGCGGCAGCGGGATCAGTGACTGGTGGGGGTTCGTCCAGGAGGGCCATGTCTATAAGGCGGAGCAGAAGACCTTCGCTCAGTGCCGGCGAATCAGCCCCGGTTACCTGCAAACCATGCAGATACCGCTGATCGCCGGGCGTGATTTCAGTCAAGCCGACGGCGAGAACGCGCAGCCGGTTCTGGTCGTCAGTCAAACGATGGCCCGCAAGGTGTGGCCCGATGAGAGCCCGGTCGGCAAGCGGTTGGTCTTCTCAGCCAACGGCCCTCCTTATGAGGTCGTCGGCCTGGTCGGCGATGTCAAACGCGCCGCCCTCGACGATGCAGACGATATGGCGTTCTATATACCGCTGGCCCAAAGCCCTGCGCGGTTTCTGGTCATCGTCGCACGCACGTCGGCAACGCCGGCTAGTCTGAGCGGCCCGATCAAATCGATGGTGGCGGGAATAGACGATAAACTGCCGGTCGCCAATCTCTCCACCATGGAGAACTTCCTGGATACCTCGTTAGCCAAGCGCCGGTTCATCCTGCTCATCTTCTCCGTGCTTGGCGGGCTGGCGCTACTACTGGCCGCCATAGGAACGTATGGGGTGATGTCTTACTCAGTCATCGAGCGCACGCAAGAGATTGGCATACGTCTGGCTCTGGGAGCGTCGCGAAGGAATATCCTCCTGCTGGTGACCGGCCAGGCAGTCAGGCTCGCCGGCATAGGAATTGTAATCGGGCTGGTGGTGGCATATGTTTCCACACGGCTGCTGGCATCCTACCTGTTCAAGGTTAATCCCGCAGACCCTGTGGTATTCGCCTTCACCGCAATTTTTCTCGTGGTCGTCTCGCTGGTCGCGGCCTCGCTGCCAGCCCTAAGGGCAACCCGGGTAGATCCCATGCGCGCGCTGAGGTCCGAATGA
- a CDS encoding class I SAM-dependent methyltransferase, translated as MEYAEYINQIAFKILQPDVPVADFIKTNAWVKRYITSAQSTGELEVMNTEIPGGDRERIRRLGHLLSIPRMSTFAIGAIINKAVSLMPDDLAYVNVGVWNGFTLLSGMIDNPEKTCVGIDNFSQFGGPRKAFLERFNQHKSRRHSFYDMDYRDYFRQFHRGQIGAYLYDGEHSYANQYEGLQVAEPFFADGCLVFVDDTNWTEPKSATLDFISQSANDYDILLDEVTCQNRHPTFWNGFMVLQCHKKKGQ; from the coding sequence ATGGAGTACGCCGAATACATCAATCAGATCGCTTTCAAGATTCTTCAGCCCGACGTGCCGGTGGCTGACTTCATCAAAACCAACGCCTGGGTGAAGCGGTACATCACTTCGGCCCAATCGACGGGCGAGCTGGAGGTGATGAATACAGAGATCCCCGGCGGCGACCGCGAGAGGATCAGGAGGCTCGGCCACCTGCTCAGCATTCCCCGTATGTCGACGTTTGCCATCGGCGCCATCATTAACAAGGCGGTGTCATTGATGCCGGATGATCTGGCCTATGTCAACGTCGGCGTGTGGAACGGCTTCACCCTGTTATCCGGCATGATAGACAACCCGGAGAAGACCTGCGTCGGGATAGACAACTTCTCCCAATTCGGCGGGCCGCGCAAAGCCTTTCTAGAACGGTTCAACCAGCACAAGAGCCGCCGCCACTCTTTTTATGATATGGATTACAGAGATTATTTTCGTCAATTCCACCGCGGGCAGATCGGGGCATACCTCTATGACGGCGAGCACAGCTATGCAAACCAGTACGAAGGCTTGCAGGTGGCCGAGCCTTTCTTCGCCGACGGCTGCCTGGTCTTCGTCGATGACACGAACTGGACCGAGCCGAAAAGCGCGACGCTCGATTTCATCTCGCAAAGCGCGAATGATTACGACATCCTCCTCGACGAAGTGACCTGCCAGAACCGCCACCCGACGTTTTGGAATGGCTTCATGGTTTTACAGTGTCACAAGAAAAAGGGGCAATAA